A segment of the Branchiostoma floridae strain S238N-H82 chromosome 10, Bfl_VNyyK, whole genome shotgun sequence genome:
ATAGTTGCCAGAAGGAAGGTGCAGAGTTGGTCGATCGTACATAACGttaaagacaatgatagaaagagacagTCAGTGACTGCTTTAATGTCTGCCATGCATGACAGATCATACTGGAgaaactgttactgtaacagtactacGTATTGTTAACCTGGGTATCATCCGGAAAGTTAATTCTATACTGTATATACTaatccggcgttcattatatactttACACAGTCACTTCTAGCTCTGACGGTCATTAAACACTAtacacagtcgcttctctgctgttccagaagcgaacatagatagatagatagatagatagatagatagatagatagatagatagatagatagatagatagatagatagatagatagatagatagatagatagatggtttatttcgcaacaattgcatcagtgacaatgtatggcaatgtatatacaacaaaagttacagtctaatactacATTACTAGTGGAATCTACGGTAGGTAATAAAgggaactacatgtatagcataCATCAGATTGAGTATAATTCTATACTACTAGCGAGATGATATATGTCAGAAGTTATTTAGGAAATGAACatataggagcaaactactacccggatggtacccaggctattgtTACGTATTGTACCTGACCGGTCTAAACCGgctgtactatgtatgtatgttattcGATACACACTCAACATCAAAGCACAGGAACGTCATCTGGTATTTAGAGGGCGGAATCGCTTTAAGGATCGCCTACACCCGTTGCTAAGCAACGTTGATTTGTTTAGAACTCTCTCCCACCACACGATTAGCAGGCTCTTGAATAGGCATATTAAATCGCAACAAGAAATTGAAGGCTAATCAAATTTCTcgcttatagggccttcacactgaaaccgaattagcaggaaccAATCAGATCCAGTCGGAACGAAGcgtttgcaaaattcgtgccacgtTCGGGGCATTCGGGTCGTAATTctaaatggaccttatatccccttcacacgagaaggaatgagccaaaatgccgtcagaataaaaattattttctattcctggaaaTTCATAGTGTATACTGGAAATTTTCACTTAACCGATATGTGTCATCTGCCTGTAGATATAGCTGTACTCTtctcctagtctctaccagactccggatcgctggaaaattgtagaaatggaacaaatagagaggaatataaccggccagggaacagctcgctaCAATTTTAGAGGAAGGTCACATGTGACAGGCTCGCCCCGCTTGGACCGTCACGGGCGAGTAGGAAAGCAATAAAATGGTTATTTAGCCACTTCGCACCTATTGGATAGCGATTAGTGGACATCAAACAAGACACCGGGATTCCACAGACTccgacgatcgcgtgctgttccctggccggttacattcctttggccggcttactcctctgatttgttccatttctacgatttttccagcgatccggagtctggtagagactactctTCTCCCACCTTGCGACATCTATTCACTACCAGTATACTAGTACGTAGTACGATTATTGTATATTGCAATCTCCACAACTAAATACAAACgaagatttacttccggacgtttcacGTAAGTCGCCGTTTTGTATccatttttttatccagttgaagagattgaattgtgtttgaatattgtttacctggatgtctaggaTTTATAAACGTATAATGATAGCTTTTAAACTCTCTGAACGTTTTGTTGATAAGTCTAGCCAACAAGTATAGCTAAAACTACACTCGTGTTATCTTAACGTGTTTGTCCAGTTTATgatagtgacgctgaagaatctgatggatgtcactcaaaacgtttgcaggttaactttttttttattgaacaaacacataaaggcaaaataacagacaagtgGAGGAccactcaagttaagacaacttaCATCGGTACcgctattaaaagaaaaataagaataacattTGATTGACAAGATGCAATAAATCTGTACAGatggtatactagtatattgactGGTAGAAGCGCAAGTCCTAGTACCCTTTCCCCCGGAAATTTTGGTAGGacacgaaaaaaaaatggttaaaaacggccagtttgcacaatgaagttctgagttgaagacataatcaaacagtttgtggaGTAGTTGCAAAGGGAAAtaccaaaaagtagtaaatatttgatttcaccatcagaaagagagaaaatatcgAAAAGATGTCCTACGATCCTAGAAAGTTTGCCGAACTTGCCGAACAGGTTAACTTGTCTGTCGATGTTATTTTGAACTGAATGTccaaccttcataaacgtgtaCCTCTCTGATGTGGTTTGTGATGAATGCGTAGAAATAATCTTGAGTATATGATACATCCGGCTTGACCTTTGGTGCTTAACGGACCActatgtatatacaacaaaatatgCACAATTCAAAGAAACCATTGCAGAATATTTACACTAGTACTTTTTTGACTCAAGTCTACCTGTAGATATTATTTTGAAGTGGGTGTCCTGGCACACTGGCACTATCTTGATAAACATATACCTCTCTGATGTAGTTTGTTTTGAATAGGTAAAAATATCTCATTTTCATtcactgtgtcttagccttgctatcctttgaaatccaaattgtcttcagcttgactttgccttacctatgttttctttggaatccaaattgtcttcagtctgaattgtcttacaacgtttcctattggacatctgcatttatcttcattcatagtataaaagacctgtttcttcctaatcacttcagtgtcactgacgaaggatagtggattctatccgaaacgtctgaccgtttccaaaactatatccagttgcatgagtaactattttttggcgtatcttattacctgaatgtctaaccttcatcaacgatCTTCAGTCTGACCTTTGTGCCTTCCCTACAGGGGCTTTGTTGGAAGACGCTGTATGGAGGCGAACGTGACGTAACCACCCAAATATGGACATCGCGGGACATCAAGTGCTGTTGCTGAAAGGTCTTCTCTAAAGGTCATTCGTCCAACGACGACCAAATCCCTTTCCTAACCACAGACAGACTTCTGATTTAGTTGTCAATCAAAAGCGCGGTTCAACCAATAAGAAGAGCGGATACATGTCTGTCAGAGTGCTGCATTTGTACGTTTTTCTTCTGCATTCCTGAGTTTTGACGGACGTACGCAGGATCTGATTGACGtcattactgacgtcacaccaAGATGGATCCCAACACAACGTTTCTGGACTTCACCCTACCGACAGCGAGTTTCGACGCGGTGCTGAACACGCTAGAGACGGCGACACCGTCTCTTGGAGATAACGCGAGCTTACCGACGGATCCTTCTCTTCTCTCCGCTTCACCCACGCTTACGGACGTAATGCCAGACTCGGTAAACGTGTCTGACATAATCACCGGGCTGGTGTACAACCTCTCCTCGGCGGTGGGTGGCCTCGGCGCCGTAACGACCACGACAGCCGACCCGATGCTAGCCGGGATGCTGACGAACCAAACGACTGTCGCGGCCGGGTTTGTCAGCGTCCCTGTGACATCGCACGAGGTTGCCGTGTCGTCCGCGGCCATGATCTCTCTCCTCATCTTCTCGATGATCTTCAATCTTCTCCTCGGGGGCACCTTAGCCCTGACGCCGAGCCTACGAACTCCGCCCAACGCTCTCCTTATGAACATCTGCGTCACCAGCGTCGTGCTCTGTGTGTCCATGGCCATGCAGCTGCCCAGCGTGCTCGACCCGGAGCGCCCCCTGCCGGACAATGTCTGTGATACAGTCCTGTTCTTGGACTCGCTCTGCGGCATCGAGTACTGGTTCAGCTTCATCTCCATCGCCGTGTACCGCATCAAAACGCTACACGACACGCAGTTCAGCGTGCGGTACAAGAAGACCCTAGCGGCCGTGTGCATCAGTGCAGGCTGGCTGGTGGCGTTGCTGTTCAGTACGATCATCACCGCGCGGGATGCCAAAGATACCGACAGACTGCTGGCCTGTCCGTTCAGCAAGGTCTGTACCTTTGGGTGCTGTTTCTTTTGTCTTGGAAATTCTGTTGTCTCATTCTTACCTTCGCtagaaagttatgttttcggtaatgtgtttgtgtgtgtgtggtgtgtggtgtgtgtgtatgttgtgtgtgtgtttgtgtggctgaAAACTTGGTGCTTAGAATCATAGCATTCTTGTTCTTGTCTGAGCTGGTTTAGATGCCCATTGGTTGGTATATATAACAATACCTATATCACGATTTTTACATCATGTattttctgtcttcaagtgaaatcctgttcaagtttgttttcatttttgtaacaCTAGACATAGTTGTTCGTACAGactctggcagcttggttctgcaCCCTGTCCAGGTCCTGCGCATCCGGCCCGGTCCCACGCAGAAGAACTCCACCCTGTTCACGGTGTGCGTGCTCCTCGTCACGCTATGCCTATCGGGATTCCTCGTCATCGTCTACGCCTACATCAACGTCTTCAAGAAAGCCAAGCCCCTCAAGTACAGCAGGACCAAGATCAACCAGGTAACTAtcttttatttgctttgggACATTCCTCGGGGCACATTGTAccgcagcataggtgtcgctcaCAGTACGTATGTGAATACTTAACGTTTGTGACCACATTTtataagcagcgacacctatggctgcagtacaatgtgaagcAGTTACCGAAGCGTCGGTAGAAATAAAGCAAGAAAGATTCTCTTTATtcaaatgttgatattttctcGATCTCCAGGTGAACCCGTTAGAGCCAGCTAACGGGACCCGCCAAGCGTCTGTAAAACACTCCCCTGTCGCCTCTGTGCACGAGATGGTTGTGCTAGAGAACCGCCTGCCGCACAACGACCTGCCGTTCTACCGGACCCAGCACGTCATCGCCTGGGCGGGCACGGATCCGGCAGAGCGGCCGGCGGCAGTGCCGGAGAGCAACGTCAACTTCTCCGCCATCGTCTGCAAGGACCGGAGATCCACACAGGTAGGGGAGAACTAGcatgattaaatctcgcttatagcagcttACCCAGCGCGTTATTGCCTGGGCGGGCACGGATCCGGCAGAGCGGCCCGCGGCAGCGCCGGAGAGCAACGTCAACTTCTCCGCTATCGTCTGCAAGGATCGGAGATCCACACAGGTAAGGGAAGGGTGTCGTTATGAGACAAGCTAGTTTCAGTCTTGAATAAGGAGCTAGTGCCACTCCGCAAGGGGCAGCAACGTCAACGTCAACTTCTCTGCTATCGTCTGCAAGTATCGGCAGTTCACACAGGTAGGGAGGATGTACATGTCTTAGCTTATAAGATCCAGTCTTGAATAAGGAGCTACTTCCAGTCCGCAACGGGCAGCAAAGTCAACTTCTCTGCTATCGTCTGTAAGAATCGGCGGTCCACACAGGCAGGAGGGCTGTGGTtatggtacagtagaagctgtttaattgcacaccaaaTTTACCAGTGTATTCCGTACAATTATCCGGGTGgggcaataatgcgaagttatccaactggaccgcaccggtttgggatgtTGGGAGCCCGTAAGTGTGCGGTCATCGGTTGTGTAATcaattggcttctactgtacaataagCTAGTTCCAGTTTTGTAATGCACAGTATCTCCCCCTCCAAAGGACATAATGcatcatgttgtacagaaacATATTCAAAAATAAGCCGGCAAGGATCGAGGCTACAAACAGGTAGTTGGTCTATAAATCGACTCGGATATACCAAGTCATGATCAGCAACCAACGTGTGATTACATAATAAACAATTGAAACAATTGCAAATTTGAAGATCTCACACCATATTTGTGTTTTTACGCAGGGATCTCTCCCGTCCGTTTCTGACGACATGGAGACCAGCGACATTTCAGGCACCATGACGTCATACAAGTATCGGATGTCACGCCCCGTCAAGCAACAGGTTCTGCAACAGGtttgttctttgtttatttgtttatttatttgtctttCCAAATGAGGTTACGCACAGTTTTTGTGAATGACGAAACTCAATAAAGCGTTATTGTGAAATTCCTCTTTTGATCCGACGCACAAGGAAAGCGCTGATGCTAGTGtcaaaatatgaatatcatGCTCATGACTAGTTCATGAacgttttgttgtgtttttgtttgagaaACATGACGCCAGGAGTAGTTCAAAGGTGTCAGGAAGATGGTATCGTCCGTCCCCTCTCAAGTCCATGTTTAATCCAACACAGAAACATATCATAAAACTGATGCTAGTGTCACATTTCCTTTTGGTCTTTCATTTCACTTTTGAATTACGTCTTTGTGCAAAATAACACCAACCACCTGTCAGTAGATCAAAGGTGCCTGTAAGTTTATATCGTCCGCCGTGCAGAAAAATGATCCATGTCTTTTTATGGTCAGGTCGAGAACAAGTTGGAGAACCCGAGCGCGAATCATCGCGACGCCGCTCTGACGCTGGCGCGGACCTACTCTCGCAGGAAGAAGGACAGGCTGGGCAGGACACCCACTGATCAGATGGCCGCCAggaacaggtttgtttgtttgtttgtttgtttgttgacgtACTCCCGCAGGAAGAAGGACAGACTGGGCCGGATGCCCTCGGGTGGCCGCTAGAAACaagtctatttgtttgtttgtttgtttgcttgtcgaTTTTTAATATTCATCAGTTTATTAATACTGGTATTTGGAAAAAGGGGGTCCTTCTTGGTAAGTTACGATTTTGTACACGTTCGGGGCCCTACGTGGCTCAGTGGGAACAGAATTAAAAATTTTTACCCTTCGTTTCGACCAACATGATGGTAAAAGTACTCAGGGATAGGGTTAGGATCACAATGCAGTATCGGTAAggaggtgaagtctgccatctcagGTTGCCCCTTTATTGACTAAATTTGACCCTTACTTCTTGGACTGTTAGTGTCGCAATGTAGTATTGGTAAGGCGGTGAAGTCTGATTGCACTTGTTGCTAactttgacccttgacctccccAGCATCGCCATGGTAGTGATCTACATCATCTTCACGGTGCCGATCATCGTGCTGACGTTCCAGGACCTGGTGGGCGTGGAGGAACGTCTGGACAACGTCTTGTCCCAGCGCACCTGCAAACTCATCTTCTACGTCAACGGGACGGCGTATCCCGTCTGGTATCTGCTGTTCTCTCCAACCGTGCGGAACTGCATCAAGTCAGTCATAGAGTCGGCGCTGGTGTACCTGTCTGCAAGGAAACAGTGAACTTGGACTTGAAGATGAAGATCCTGAAGGTCCTCAAACAATAAACGTGGACTCTACAAAAGAAGGTCCTCTACAGTCCTCTTTGTCCTCTACAGTCCAACCGTAAGGTTAGGAGCTGCATCAAATGACAGTCATCAAGTCGGCATTGGTTTATGTACCGGTCTGCAAGGAAACAATAAACTTGGACTTGACGACGAACTACTGGATACGTCTTGACTCAGAACACCTGCAAACTTTATCTTCTACG
Coding sequences within it:
- the LOC118424865 gene encoding uncharacterized protein LOC118424865 — translated: MDPNTTFLDFTLPTASFDAVLNTLETATPSLGDNASLPTDPSLLSASPTLTDVMPDSVNVSDIITGLVYNLSSAVGGLGAVTTTTADPMLAGMLTNQTTVAAGFVSVPVTSHEVAVSSAAMISLLIFSMIFNLLLGGTLALTPSLRTPPNALLMNICVTSVVLCVSMAMQLPSVLDPERPLPDNVCDTVLFLDSLCGIEYWFSFISIAVYRIKTLHDTQFSVRYKKTLAAVCISAGWLVALLFSTIITARDAKDTDRLLACPFSKVLRIRPGPTQKNSTLFTVCVLLVTLCLSGFLVIVYAYINVFKKAKPLKYSRTKINQVNPLEPANGTRQASVKHSPVASVHEMVVLENRLPHNDLPFYRTQHVIAWAGTDPAERPAAVPESNVNFSAIVCKDRRSTQGSLPSVSDDMETSDISGTMTSYKYRMSRPVKQQVLQQVENKLENPSANHRDAALTLARTYSRRKKDRLGRTPTDQMAARNSIAMVVIYIIFTVPIIVLTFQDLVGVEERLDNVLSQRTCKLIFYVNGTAYPVWYLLFSPTVRNCIKSVIESALVYLSARKQ